AAGTTTGCCTGGTGAGCGGAGTGCAGGCTTCCAGGTGGTACCTCACAAGTGCTTATTCTGTGTTTGCTGCGGACCGCTTTTgtcttttacttattttcatgGCAGTGTACTGTGCTTTGTCCCTCTCCATAAACACCTCTCCTGGAAATTGTGATCTGTGTTGttctagagaaaaagaaagactgtGGCAGATCAGAGAACATGAGGCTGGGGCTTAATCCATCTGAGGACCCAGAGATTTAGGGCCATGGCTTTAAAATGGGTCTTGAAAACAAAAGGCAGTGGAATGAATTGAGAATTGGTTTGATGTTACCGTGGCATTGACTTCAGAGGCAATTGTCAGCTTTCTTTTAGAAAGCACAGCTCTTTGTAAGTGAATATGtgatacagagagagagagaaagagagtgtaAGAGAGAAGGAGCACCATTCGGGTAGAAATGCAAGTACAGAGAACTACAGATCCTCTCGAGGGACAAGGAAAAGCTTTATTCCACAAGAAGCCGCTTTTGAACAATTCAAGCAGACAAGCAGGGGAAGCATCTCTGTACCTTGCAATATCCTTGGCAATTTGCTCGTTGAGACAGTTGATGAAGGCAATGGAGTGGGTCCCGGAGACGTAGCTGCCGGTGACGGCAGAGTGCAGCTGAAGAGCAAGACTCCTCAGCACCGGGTACATCAGCAAAGACAGAGTCACCACCTAAAATGCAAAACGTTATGAATGATGATGTTAggtgaaatactgcattttgtaaaactaagcatttacaatATCTGTGGCTCAAGGGAAGTCTCCAGTTTTCTTTCAACATTACAGTAATGCTAGTTGTAATTTAAGTGAAAACATGCTCATAGGGAGATTCTTTCCCCTCCAATGGGGCCAATCTAGTACTCTACCAAGTGCTCAGGGCAGGAAAAGGTCAGTTTTTGAGGTTGTATCAGCCTAGAGATGCCCAGACCTCTGCTGCGGGAGGTCACACCCCAGAGTAATGGGTGTTACAGACCCCACCACACAGCCTCAGCAGCCAGGACTGGTTTTCTGAAGAAGGATAAGGAGGTAAGTCACTGattctttctgttaaaatacatttctattgcAAAAAGGAGCAAGAAGGGAACCACCAGGCGTGGCTCCCACACCAAGCACATCTTTCCTGCTGAGGACACATCCTGCAGCCATCCTTTAGCTGTGTGCCCAGGGTGAGGCATGACCACCCCTCTGGGAAACGGTGGGGACGGGAccctctgcctccccagggatgtggaaAGGAGGAGAGCAGTATGTCAGGTAGGGGTAGGGATCTGGCTATGGGAAGCAGATTTGGGCTGGAGCCTAATGTGAGAGCAGAGCCCCAGGAAGCCTGGGGTAGTACAGTCTGCACCAGGACCTGGAGAGCTTTCGTTCTGCCCTGTCAGCCCAGGACAATTAGTCCCTTCTGCTGATAGATGTTGTGCAGCCCACCCAGGCTATGATACAGACTCACACAGCAGGCAAGGGAGGGTAAGACTTAAATGCAGGTTTGAAGTTCATCTTAATTATCTGATACTAATAGGGCAGTGAAATTGGATGCTTTTGGGCACAGAAATCCTAATGGATGTAGCCCAGGTCTGTAGGGCTGTCTCTGTCTGACTGGGCTGCAGAAAACAGTAATGCTCTCTCCGTGGACTGGCGGTGCAGTGGCAACAAGTTGGTTTTGCTGTACATAGATGCTATTCCTGGCAAGCCCCTTAGCTGCTCTTTGTGCTCACATGCCATAAACACAgtcacataaaaaaatataattatctCAGCGGGGACGTTGCTGGAATAGCGAGGTTAATTTGGTGTGCTGAGTAATAGCTGGAGGATGGTGCCTGTACCCGGGGCTGCAGCGCTCGCTGTCTCTGCACAGCTGCtcttctctttgtcttttgtcttgttttttgaAACAAACAGCATCTGGCCCTTATTCAACTACAGTGATAAAAAAATGCTTATAAGACTAAGAATAtattcctttttccccccttatttCCACCCTCCTTTGTCCTCTGAAAAAGCTCCCATTACAGGGCCAAtgtcagagggtttttttttttttaaaagattgaattaaaaaaacatctCTTGTCACCACAAAGACAGGAGCTCCTTTCCGTTTGGAAAATGACTGATGTGCTATATTGGTTGTCTCCTCTTTTCCAATCCACTTGAGGAAATATTCTTTGTTACCACAAGGTTTCTCATAATAATTTTTAGAGCTTCTTTTGTGCTCTTTTCTCTGCTAAGCCATTTAACAAATATTATGCAACAAATCCCAGAAGCTACTCAGATAGTTACAAGCCAAACAGAGATATGCTGGTGTATCTATTTTTCCAGATTAGAATGTAATCATGCTccctgctcaggaaaaaaaaaatccaacctgtTCAGCACGGCGATCATTAATCTTCTTGGAAGATGTATGTGCATGTGATGAGGAAATCCCCATGAACATTTGTGACTGAATATTAGTACAAGAGTGACCACTCTCTTGTTTTTTGGGGtgttcccccccttttttttcctgaaaagaaagataaaagccCCCTCTTTTTTCCAGAATAATTGTATTTGGCAAGGGATTGTGCAAGAGTGAAGGAGTGAAACTTCAGGATTCCTACCTGATAAACCAAGTAAACTCAAGActaccaaaattttgaagtgaacaaaactgaaaaacctgCTGTGAGATTTTAAGTATTTCACTGAAAAGCACTGACCAGCAAAATGATAGTTGAGTTTAGACAGACTAAGATTTCTGCAAGATTTGTTGTGGATTTGGTGAACTAAAAACAGCTTTAGGGTTTAAAATACCATGTTAGGACTTTTTGCCTAGTTTTGATGAGgttctgtacaaaaaaaaaaaccccaaaccaaacacaacttGTGGCAATCTTGAGTATGCTGTGAGCTTCCTCAGcgcaagtggaaaaaaaaactcCTTAGAAATTTGCTTTGCTCTCTGCAGAGACTGAGAGTACATTCCTGCTGcatgatctttttctttttttttttttttttttttttcccagaggttCCCTTATAAAGGTATAGGCAGAGGCATCTCCACGGTTGCTTGGGTTGGCATACACCGCGCTCCCCGGCGGGTCACCCGCGTCCCCCCATCCCAAGCACGGAGCCAGCCCTGGCAGCGCCCGAGGGCTCCCACTTACCAGCAGCAAGGTGCCACGGCCTGGCCgggggcagccctgggcagcGGGCAGCAGCGGGCAGTGCTGGCTCAGCCACTCCATCTCCGCGGCCGGGTGAGAGGCTGCGTCCCCTCCGTCCCTCCACCTGCTCTGCCCTGAGCTGGGAAGGCTGCCTGGGAAGGCTGCCCGCAATGAGCActaactcctcctcctcttcctccccagctgcctgggaAGGCTGGTACCCGCCTGCCCGCCCCAGCGTTGGGCTGAGCCGTGGGCCCGTGGGCCAGCGTGGCGTCCCCACGGCACTCCTGCCTCCCCACGggcccttccctgccctcccctgccacccCGAGCCCTAGCACCCAGGCTCTCTGACCTGCTGCCTGACCTGCACAGCCGGGGTGGGCAGATGCCAGGGCCCAGCACCCCCAGAAGTGGGGTCAAAGCCGTAGCAGGGACAATCAAATACCCTAGTAGTATCGGTGCTGTTATCAAAACTGTCTGCACCAACACCTGCTGGAGGAATCTCTCCCTCCAGTCTAAGCACTGGGGTGCGCTGGGGTCCTGAGACACTTGCTGATGCCATTTAGCAATTCTGCTTTAATTTTACCACCTATAAAATAGGTATTTTCTCAGATTTAATGTTGCTGGGGCTCTGCACTCTTTGGGTAGAAACTACTAGGAAGCTGCTAAGTCCTGTTGCGTTGTTTGGGCCTAAAATGCCCCGGTAAGCAATCCAGTGCAGAGGAACAGAGAACTCCATTCTGTCTCACACTGCAACTTAATTACGCTACTGTCAGTTCCCACAAGCCATTAGGAAAGCATATTAATTGTCAGCCTACAGAAGAGAGCACTTCtggtgcagcagccccagccgggGTTTAGGCGCGAGCCTGACGGCTGCACCTCTGCGCAGCGTCCCGGCGGGCAGGCACTGGGAGAAGCTGAAGACGCGCTGCCGGCTCGGAGGCCTCGGGGAGCCACGAAATGCCCCCAAGCTCTGCAGTACGGTAACAGCCATGTATTGGCTACACGCAACCGTCTCCCCTTTTGTCCATGGGCCGAAAAAATGATGTTCTTCTGCTGGTGTGACGCAAACCCCGTGTTTTCTTGCACCGTCAAGTGGCCGAGCTGTCCCCATTGCCGTGAGAAGGGATGAGAGGCAGCAAGGGGGGGGTGGTCCCggcactgcagcccctgcccGGCCAGCGGGACGTGCCCCGGGGTGCAGCTCCACCACCTCAGCACCTCCAGACCGAACTTCCACGTCCCCGTTTCACATGTGTGACACCGCTCGACCCCTCCAGGCCTGCCGCACGTTCGGCCCTGGAGGGGCCTGTTCTCCACAGCCCGCGGAGTGCCGCTGCCTGCGAGCGCTGCCCAGGCTCGCTCTGCCCGCACATCAGGACGGTGGCTGACCCTCCCGGCTGAGGCAGTTTTCATTCCCGCCTCCAGACGAACGCAATTTTTCCCCGTTTACCCCCGAACCGGGCAGCCCGgcgcagctccccccccccccgccaacctcCCCTCAGCGGGGGCCACGCCCCTTACCGGCCCCACCCCGCTGTAGCACCGCCCCTCGCGCGCCCTCCCAATCAGACGGCGAGGCGGGCGGAGCCAAGAGGGGGCGGGGCGCGCCCGCCATTTTGTTTACGGCGTGGCGGACGCGAAAGGGGCCCCCTGGCGACGGCGCGGCGGTTGCTAAGGGCGGCGGGCTCTCGCGATGCTTCCGGGCGGCGCCAAGATGGCGGAGGCggtggtggagctgctggagcgggcggcccggcgggaggtgccgctgGAGGAGCTGCGGGCCCTGCGGCTCGCCGTGCAGGCCGTGCCACCCGCAGCTCTCCGCGCCCGCCTCAGCGACGACCATCTGGGAGCGCTCTTCGCCCTCCTCAGCGTCGGTGACCGGTGAGCGGCGGTCCGGTCTCGCGGGCCTGACAGGGCCCCGCCgcctcctttctccctttcccccgGAGcggggtggctgctgctgctagcccgtctccttccctgccctccttcAGGGCGGGGACTGGCACAGCCGAGGATTTGGGAGCAGCCGGCGGCGTCCTCCTCCTGAAAGGCttggtttttctctctgtcccGCCCAGGGAGCAGGTGTCTGCGTGTGTTTCCATCCTGGAGAGGCTCCTGCAGGCCCTGGACCCGGTCTATGTGATCCAGAACCTCAGAGAAGAGCTTCAGAAGGGGCTCTTCCACCCCGATGACTCCGTGAAAATCCTCACCATCTCTCAGGTACAGGGTTTTCCTCCAAGAGGAGGGAACAGAGCTCTGTCTTGAGCCAGGCTGGGTTAGTCCTGATCTGTTACTGTTGTTTCTTGTCCTAATTTATGACAAAAGCACTACATCAAACGTTATCTGCAGGAATTGTGCTCTTATGCACTCATGCAGTTTTGGATAAATACTGTGCAATGTGTTGGTATATAATGCTTTATGATGTGTCTGTTAAACATACTGTACAAAACTATGTCTTGATAGGAGTAACTTGTAAAAGAATCTTATGTCACACGTTCTGGATAAAGCTTTCTAAGACAGCACTGACAGCAGGTGCCATACGAATGAAGTGCAGCAACATTTTGATATTCAGAATACTTTGAACAATATTGTGGAAACATGGAATAAGAATAGGCTGTACTAACTTGACACTTGTTGCATTAATATAAAAGAACAGAATTGTGGAACAGTTTAGTTTGGAATGGAATTCTAGAGGTTTCAGGTCCAGCCCCAAGCTaaaagcagggccagcttgcaGCTGGCTGCTCAGGGTATTGTCCAGGTGAGTTTTGAGAATCTCCAGAAATGGTGATTTTGTCTGTCTGGTAGCTGTTCCAGTACTTGAATGTCCTTATCGTGGAAAAAGCttgttttaatgttattttctgtaattatttaatCATGTCTTTAGGTTGGGAGGATTGTTGAAAATTCAGATGCTGTTACAGAAATTCTCAACAGTCCGGAACTATTACGTCAAATAATAAATTGCATTGGTGGAGAGAAAATAGCAGTGGCTAAAGAGGTaagcattgctttctttttttaattcttccacaAACTGAAGTGGACACTGCACAGTATACCTTTTCTACTGTGTCTGAGATGATAGCCTCTGCTCTTTGAAGAAAAGAGAGCTTATCTTGCTTGAAAGATGATATAAGCATATAGGTGCCTTAAGCCCAGAAATTACTTGGATGTGATAGAAATTTTACCTAGAACTGTTATCTTCCAGTAGCTATTGATGCTAAAGTGAACTTGTAGATCTGAATTTGATGCCAGAGGCTTGGATCACAGTAACCATAACTAGCTCTCGTCAAAGAAGAGTGAATTTTAGATGTATAacttgatttatttattattattaaagaacATTGAAGCTAAGTCTGATCATCttggattttcttctctttgtgattttgtttgtttgcttttaataataAGCTCCTGTTTTTGCTTCCAGGCCATCAAATCTCTCTCAAGAATAGCACAAACGCAAGATGGCTTAGAGGCTTTATTTGTGAGCAGTTTGTTGAGTGACTTGAAAAATGTCATGGCAACAAATGATGTTGTTCGATACAGAGTATATGAGGTAGGGATGTGATCAATGTTAGCATTGAAATGACATGAAGTATCATGCAGTTCTCTTGGACTGTAGTTCTGAATTACAACCTGGATTTTATGGCTTGCTTTTAAATTAGCATTCATCGCTGCTTTACAAACTTATCTTCGCGTCTGTTTTGTCAAGACTAGAAAGGAGTAGGAAGAGTACAGTAGTCTTGGTCCTCAAATAATGTCATAACTTGTCTTTCTCAGTTTATGGTACAAAAGTGTGAAGTACTGTTTACGTcttttattttctaacttgtGGTGCCTAGGACATTGGAAGGGCTACACAGAGTTACTAAAGATACAATAAAATGTTTGCTTCTCTGAAAGTAAAAGTAAAAGGTGTTGTAGTCTCTTAACCTTTGGATGTGGAGTGCTATTGAAGCTTctggaggggggaagagacagagagaaatacCACGTGTGTCAGTCTACGTATGTGTggcaaaggagaaataaaatacaatttagcCATTCTAGATCTTAATGGGGATAGCAGTGATAATCCTCTGAAGAAAAGATGACTGTGAATAGAAATCAAATGCATGTGCTGTAAACGCGGAACTCCTTATGAACTTGTTTCAGGCAAATAATTAGGTTAATTATGAAAGCATCATGAAATcctatatttaatatatataggGTTACTCAGCATTATAAGACTTATTTGGCCATTACTGTGAATTGTTATCATCGTAAGTTTTTataaacaatctttttttttcccctgtgcttttATTTAGTTAATTGTTGACATTTCTTCGGTGTCAGCAGATTCGCTAAATTACTGTGCAAACAGTGGATTAATATCAGAGTTAATTGGAGAGCTGACTGGAGATGATGTACTGGTCAGGTATGTTGgtagcaagtttgccaatgagaTTTCACCCATTGTTAAAACTCCGATGTTCAGTGTTAAAATAACGCTCTTTAAACGTGTGTGTTTCTTGTGAAACCTTTTCAGGAAAAcactttatctgctttttctTAAACAGCCTTGAGTGTCAAATACTGTATACTTAAATTCGAGAACCAAGGTGAAGTTCCCCCAGTACGCTGTGATGATTGTAATGCTGGATTGCAATATAAGCACTTTAGAATTCTTTCCAGCTATACACCTAAAGTAAGATAGCCGAGTGAGCTTGGAGGAGTGTTGGATGGTTGAGtagtttgtgttttggttttttttgtttgcttggattttGTCTTAAGGgtagaaaacctgtttttttcttaatcactGAGTACTTCAAAAACCCATCTGAAGTAGGCCAAAATAACTGTTTGTCTGTTACAGAGCTACGTGTATAGAGATGGTGACCTCACTGGCCCATACTCCACATGGGCGTCAGTATCTTGCTCAACAAGGAGTTATCGATAAAATTTCGAACATCATCGTTGGTGCAGAGTCTGATCCTTTCTCAGGCTTCTATTTACCAGGTTACATCATGCATTTCTTGTTTCCAGTGTTTACTGCTTGCTTTTATTAATGAGTTAAATTGAGCAGACTCTTAAGCCCTTGTTTTGAAAGCTCATGTGAATTTTTGAATATTAGAATGTGTATGTTGGATGTATACAAAAAGTGCTGAAGGACAGTCTAACACATGAATAATATTAGTCATTAACAGTGGTAATACAGGTAAGATCTGGAGAGACTGTACTATACATTTGAAGTTTGTGttattgtggcttttttttttattaattcaagaCGACAGCTGTTACATCATGAATTAAATAACTTCCAAAATACTGGCTTGTTCCTTAGTTCTGTCCTTATTCTGATGCCTTTCACAAACAGTATTCAGACTTAACACTATAGCAGTGAAACAATCTTACGTTAATATATGTTTAATTTTGGCATTACTAGAGTTATTGGTCCTCCactctgaatgcttttttttttttttttttgtcttgttctctCAGGATTTGTTAAATTTTTTGGAAATCTGGCTATTGTAGACAGTCCCCAGCAGATCTGTGAACGATACCCTGTCTTTGTGGAAAAAGTCTTTGAAATGGCAGAAAGTCATGATCCAACCATGATTGGAGTGGCTGTGGACACACTAGGAATCCTGGGATCAAATGTGGAAGGCAAACAGGTTTTACAGAAAACTAGTTAgtatcgcttttttttttttctttaataaaactttcTCAGTATGTCATACAAGAGTGAATTGGTTTGGTGTAGTAGAGAAAGgaattgaaaaatgtatttatttatctaaTAATCAAGGATGTCTGAATAGCTGTGCTATAGCAGATAAGGTGTTTTTTAACTGTCTTGCCAGGCATGGCAGTGTGAAATGCCTGGCAGCTAGAATTCTGGTATCGCAAGCATGATTCAGATTATTCTTTTCTAGTGAGCTGCATCACACAAGTTGTCAGTAGTTGTGTTATTTTAGATTCCTCTGTTTCTACTGATGTCATGACCTTCTCACTAGGATTAGAAAAATATGAACTACCATGTAATGATGCTTTCTGTAAAGACTACGTTGTTTCTCTTAACATAAAACTGTTCAGAGGTTTGAAAGTAGGTGCTAGACTTCTTGCTGCTAGTCCAAACTTTtgctttttaagtgaaaaatctGTATTAGCAGATAGCTATTGGAGCACTGTAGAATGGGATTGAAGATTTCTAATTGCAACTGTACTAGGGTCCACGCTTCCCAAGACAGCTCAATTATCTGTGACACGTAACTTCCTTTTTGGAAATGTTTGGTTAGTCTGGAGAATTAATATGAAAGCTTTGGATTTATCTATCTTGGATCCATATGAAGTGAAGAGAATCTTGCACTGCTTTTACTATAGCAGATCAAGAAGTTGCCTTTCTCAGGTTTAATGTACAACACTTTCTACCGGTTAATGTAATATAATGTGACTGATGGGTAGCTTTGTATTCCTGTAGAGGTCTGTCTGAATTAACTAAAagcactttgtttttattttcaaaggaagcAGATTTCAAAATCTGTTAAGCAGAATAGGGCACCAGGCAAAGAATGCCCCCACAGAGTTACGACTTCGATGCTTGGATGCAATTTCATCTCTTCTTTACTTGCCTGTaagtttgtggtttggtttgttgtcttttttctttttttatttttaaatctacaaGAATGAAATTATTGTGCATCTGACTAATTGTGTGAAGATCTTTTGCAGCATCTAGTTTAGGTAGAAGTGGTAGCTTTCTAGTATTCTGAGTCATTAACTTTACTGTTTTGAAATTCCctgatttatttgtttgcttaaagTTTGAGTTTGTAAGAAGCCAGGTGTTTGGAAATCTGTTTATAAAACATGAAGTCAAAACAATATTGGCAAGGGAATGAGAGTAAACAGTTTAATATTCTTGTGCTTTAAAGGGATAGTGGCAAGCTGCTCTAATCCCTGTGTATGTTCTTTAGATCCAGTGATCTGGTTATAACAGTGTAGCTCTAAATGAGTGAGTAAGCCATTTTCATTTGTCTTGCAGGACTGTACTCTAGCACAGCACTCATCTTATGTATCAAAATCAATATATTTAAAACTATCCTCCAAGCTAAGTGAAATAGAGAAGGCCATTTCTTCATTCATGAAAATAAGTTGAAAATTTAAACTATTTCAGTTTAATCTGCTggtggtttgttttaaataacttcCTTAACTATTGAACATATAGTCAAAACTTGAAAGCTTTTCATAATCCTAATCAAACTCTATGATTTTTGTACGTGATGCCTGTAGCCAGAGCAGCAGACAGAAGACCTTTTAAGAATGACTGAATCATGGTTCACGTCCTTGTCTAGCCAGCCATTGGAACTCTTCAGGAGCATCAGTACTCAGCCATTCCCTGATCTCCACTGTGGGGCTTTACGGGTATTTACTGtaagtgctttttgtttttaaagatcaGGTAGTGAATTGTATTGCCATTCAGTctcagatttatttgtttttctttttaagtgaatgTCACAAACTTCTTGTTgaagccctgaagtggtcagaaATAAGGCCTTTTTCATTGTGCCCCACTTTTTATTCACCATTTTTATAATGCAGCAGACATGTTATGTCTGTAATGCTTATTTTCTTATAaactggagagggaaaaaaaaaaagcaacagctatGCTGCTTTGATATCAGAGGCACTGCTGTGATAATTCACTTTAAAGTTTTAAGATAAGCACCGAGCTGTACTTGTTTTCCAGTGTTAAAACCCTGCTGCTTGATTTGAGTGGTGGTTGTGTAACTACTGTGTAGAATGAATatcccatttcattttttctgttccttgGCTATTTGCGTAACAGCCTACTGTGTaactgttttttgggtttttaaaaTGAGGTGTTCTCCCCCTACCCCCTCTTTTGTCTTCATGTTTAGGCTATTGCAAATCAACCATGGGCCCAGAAGTTGATGCTTGACAGCCCAGGGTTTGTGGAGTACATTGTAGACAGATCTGTGGAGCCTGACAAAGCTTCGAAGGATGCCAAATATGAACTGGTTAAGGCCCTCGTAAACTCTAAAACAATCGCGGAAATCTTTGGAAATCAGTATTATTTGAGGCTCAGGGCTTACTTGCGTGAAGGCCCTTATTATGTTAAGGCAGTTTCTACTACAGCTGTAGAAGGAGCAGAATAATGTCATTGATGTCTTGGTCCCCCTTCTCGCAAACCACGTTACTGAAATAGCTGTTAAGACACAAGGTGTAAAGACTCTCCGCACTGGAGTCTCTTTAGATTGTCTCTTTAAAGGATTATGAAGCACTTTGACTCTATTTGAAATGAGAGTCATGAGAGCAAATCAAAACCTATAGGGCACAGCATATTTTCACGTAGAATGTAATGGCAGAAGTTCTCTGTGCACTGTCGTGAGACAAGTAACCAAGGTAAACACTCTATCAACTGCTGgctgttttttattttacagaaattatcaGTGTTTGGTTAAACTGTTCTTGGGTTTGGAGTTCCTATCATGTTTTCTCAGTAGATCacagttcaattaaaaaaaaacaaacaccaaaacacctTGAGGTTTGTAACCTCAGATGCTGCTGTagtttccctctctttttttaattttttttttatatctgccGAACTTGGCACTCGCATGGAACATACTCTTTTAGCCAGTCATATTCTGTCAGAAACCCTGTTGTTAAGAATAAGCTAGTAACATTCTGTCCACATGAGGGAGTATGAACTGGATTCTCTTCTATTTTCAACTTGCTGGATGTAAGTCTTGCTTGAATAAATAATCCTAAATATTGTTTACATTTTATGCTGAAGATGAAAAAAGCTTTtagcccttttaaaaaaaatgaatgcacgCTCTAGTGTATAAAACCAAATTGGGAGCTTTATGTCCGTTGTTGACTGCGACGTATAGCAGCTCACTTTACTTGCTCAAAAGGAGCATGAGCTATAGCACTACAAGTCTACTTCAGAACCAAATCTTAAATTGTTTACACtattttttaacagataaatttttttaattttaagtgttgtttaaaaaaaaaagtatgattttaGTTGCCTAACTTAGAATAAAAGGGGTAAGAACATAAAGCTTTCACGTTTAAGGGCAT
The Harpia harpyja isolate bHarHar1 chromosome 19, bHarHar1 primary haplotype, whole genome shotgun sequence DNA segment above includes these coding regions:
- the CUTA gene encoding protein CutA isoform X2 produces the protein MEWLSQHCPLLPAAQGCPRPGRGTLLLVVTLSLLMYPVLRSLALQLHSAVTGSYVSGTHSIAFINCLNEQIAKDIARYFWKGELEESTEILLLVKTRTSKIGELSNYVRSIHPFEIPEIISLPIDQGNPLYLKGIEESVPRD
- the PSMD5 gene encoding 26S proteasome non-ATPase regulatory subunit 5; this encodes MLPGGAKMAEAVVELLERAARREVPLEELRALRLAVQAVPPAALRARLSDDHLGALFALLSVGDREQVSACVSILERLLQALDPVYVIQNLREELQKGLFHPDDSVKILTISQVGRIVENSDAVTEILNSPELLRQIINCIGGEKIAVAKEAIKSLSRIAQTQDGLEALFVSSLLSDLKNVMATNDVVRYRVYELIVDISSVSADSLNYCANSGLISELIGELTGDDVLVRATCIEMVTSLAHTPHGRQYLAQQGVIDKISNIIVGAESDPFSGFYLPGFVKFFGNLAIVDSPQQICERYPVFVEKVFEMAESHDPTMIGVAVDTLGILGSNVEGKQVLQKTRSRFQNLLSRIGHQAKNAPTELRLRCLDAISSLLYLPPEQQTEDLLRMTESWFTSLSSQPLELFRSISTQPFPDLHCGALRVFTAIANQPWAQKLMLDSPGFVEYIVDRSVEPDKASKDAKYELVKALVNSKTIAEIFGNQYYLRLRAYLREGPYYVKAVSTTAVEGAE